A single Nostoc sp. PCC 7107 DNA region contains:
- a CDS encoding Gfo/Idh/MocA family protein, translated as MVNNINIGVIGYGYWGPNLVRNFVEMPGVQVRTVSDFNPQLLAKVQARYPTIQVTKDCRDIFTDPKIDAVAIATPVSTHFELALAALQAGKHVMVEKPMTTTSEQAMRLIEEAEKRNLVLMVDHTFVYTGAVRKMHDLIATNSLGDIYYYDSVRVNLGLFQHDVNVIWDLAVHDLSIMSYLLPSQPYAVSATGISHVPGEPENIAYLTLFFEKNLIAHINVNWLAPVKIRRTLIGGSQRMIVYDDLEPSEKVKIYDKGITLNGNSESVYQMMIGYRTGDMYSPKLDMTEALKTEGLHFINCIEKGDRPITDGEAGLRVVRILEAATQSLKQQGRLIELNMAEVAA; from the coding sequence ATGGTAAACAACATTAATATCGGTGTCATCGGCTATGGCTATTGGGGCCCAAATCTGGTAAGAAATTTTGTAGAAATGCCAGGAGTTCAGGTTAGAACCGTTAGCGATTTTAACCCACAACTACTAGCAAAGGTACAAGCTCGGTATCCGACAATTCAAGTTACTAAAGATTGCCGAGATATATTTACAGATCCAAAAATTGACGCTGTAGCGATCGCCACACCAGTTTCAACTCACTTTGAATTAGCTTTAGCAGCCTTGCAAGCTGGTAAACACGTGATGGTAGAAAAACCAATGACAACTACCTCCGAGCAAGCAATGCGGCTGATTGAAGAGGCAGAAAAACGCAACCTAGTGTTAATGGTCGATCACACCTTTGTGTATACGGGTGCTGTCCGCAAAATGCACGATTTGATCGCCACTAATTCACTAGGTGATATTTACTACTACGATTCTGTCCGCGTCAACCTCGGACTGTTTCAGCATGATGTAAATGTCATCTGGGATTTGGCAGTCCACGACCTCTCAATCATGAGCTACCTATTGCCATCTCAGCCTTATGCTGTCTCGGCTACAGGCATCAGCCACGTTCCTGGAGAACCAGAAAATATCGCCTACTTGACCTTATTTTTTGAAAAAAATCTCATTGCTCACATTAATGTGAATTGGTTAGCACCAGTAAAAATCCGTCGCACATTGATTGGTGGTAGTCAACGGATGATTGTTTACGATGACTTAGAACCAAGTGAGAAAGTCAAGATTTACGACAAGGGTATTACACTTAATGGCAACTCCGAAAGCGTGTATCAAATGATGATTGGTTATCGCACAGGGGATATGTACTCACCCAAATTAGATATGACAGAGGCATTGAAAACAGAGGGATTACACTTCATTAATTGTATTGAAAAAGGCGATCGCCCCATTACTGATGGAGAAGCAGGACTACGAGTAGTCAGAATTCTCGAAGCTGCAACCCAGTCTCTCAAGCAGCAAGGCCGATTAATTGAACTGAATATGGCAGAGGTAGCAGCGTGA
- a CDS encoding ABC transporter permease, producing the protein MSSQDIASTQELVLEAGKVERQYWQDLWRYRELLYFLAWRDILVRYKQTVVGLAWALIRPFLTMVVFTVVFGNLAKLPSSVPYPILVFAAMLPWQFFANSLSDCSNSLIGNANLISKVYFPRLIVPLSSVIVSFVDFMISGIILLALMAWYNFVPDWRILTLPLFIAIAFAASSGVGLWFAALNVEYRDFRYIVPFIVQFGLYVSPVGFSSNLVPEKWRLLYSLNPMVGVIDGFRWAILGGDAKIYWPGFTLSLALVLLLLLSGIWYFRKVERTFADVI; encoded by the coding sequence ATGAGTAGTCAAGATATAGCTTCTACACAAGAGCTAGTACTGGAAGCTGGAAAAGTGGAGCGACAGTATTGGCAAGACTTGTGGCGCTATCGGGAACTGTTATATTTTCTTGCGTGGCGTGATATTTTGGTGCGTTATAAGCAAACTGTGGTTGGTTTAGCGTGGGCGTTAATCCGACCATTTTTGACTATGGTTGTATTTACTGTAGTGTTTGGCAATTTAGCAAAATTACCCTCATCAGTACCTTATCCAATTCTTGTTTTCGCTGCGATGTTGCCTTGGCAATTTTTTGCCAATTCCCTTAGCGACTGTAGCAACAGCCTAATTGGCAATGCCAACTTGATATCGAAGGTCTACTTTCCTCGCCTGATTGTGCCACTGAGTTCAGTAATTGTCAGCTTTGTAGATTTTATGATTTCTGGCATAATTCTACTTGCACTTATGGCTTGGTATAATTTTGTGCCTGACTGGCGGATATTGACGCTGCCCTTATTTATTGCGATAGCTTTTGCTGCTTCATCTGGAGTTGGGCTGTGGTTTGCAGCATTAAATGTAGAATATCGTGACTTCCGCTATATCGTGCCATTTATTGTCCAATTTGGATTATACGTATCACCAGTTGGTTTTAGTAGCAATCTTGTACCAGAAAAGTGGCGATTACTGTATTCATTAAATCCAATGGTAGGAGTGATTGATGGATTTCGTTGGGCTATTCTTGGTGGTGATGCCAAAATTTACTGGCCAGGATTTACCTTATCTCTAGCCTTAGTTTTACTGTTACTGCTAAGTGGCATCTGGTATTTCCGCAAAGTAGAACGGACATTTGCTGACGTAATTTAG
- a CDS encoding DegT/DnrJ/EryC1/StrS aminotransferase family protein: MSDKIQSIPIAKPWLGEAEAEAASRAIMSGWVTQGPEVAAFEQEFAAYVDANSACAVSNCTTALHLALLAVGVKPGDEVITVSHSYIATANSIRYCGAIPVFVDIEPQTYNINPMLIEDVISKQTRAILIVHQIGMPCDLKAILDIAHRYNLPVIEDAACAIGSEILWDGNWEKIGKPHGDIACFSFHPRKVITTGDGGMLTTNNLEYDKQFRLWRQHGMSVPDTVRHGAKQVIFESYPMLGYNYRMTDIQAAVGREQLKRLPEIVERRRYLAQRYQEILADIPGLKLPSQPNWAKSNWQSFCVRLTEKYDQVQVMQAMLDAGIATRRGIMCAHRESAYQSEAWSCGVEPKACECEVGKCDRLFESEQAQDNTVLLPLFHQMTEPEQNYVVKVLKTACES; encoded by the coding sequence ATGTCTGATAAAATCCAATCTATCCCGATCGCTAAACCTTGGTTAGGTGAAGCTGAGGCTGAAGCAGCTAGCCGTGCGATTATGTCTGGGTGGGTAACACAAGGGCCAGAAGTCGCCGCCTTTGAGCAAGAGTTTGCAGCTTACGTAGACGCAAACTCGGCTTGTGCTGTCTCCAATTGCACCACAGCATTGCATTTAGCGCTATTAGCTGTAGGTGTGAAACCTGGGGATGAAGTGATTACCGTCAGCCATTCTTATATTGCCACCGCTAACAGTATTCGCTACTGCGGTGCAATACCAGTGTTTGTGGATATTGAACCACAGACATACAACATCAATCCGATGTTAATTGAGGATGTGATTAGCAAACAGACTCGCGCCATCCTGATCGTCCACCAAATCGGGATGCCTTGCGACCTAAAAGCCATCTTGGATATTGCCCACCGTTACAATTTACCAGTAATTGAAGATGCAGCTTGTGCGATCGGTAGTGAAATCCTCTGGGATGGAAACTGGGAGAAAATTGGCAAACCACATGGGGATATCGCCTGCTTTTCTTTTCACCCCCGCAAAGTCATCACCACTGGCGACGGTGGGATGCTTACTACCAACAACCTCGAATATGACAAACAGTTTCGCCTGTGGCGGCAACATGGGATGAGCGTCCCCGATACTGTACGCCACGGTGCAAAACAGGTGATATTTGAGTCATATCCCATGCTGGGTTACAACTACCGCATGACTGATATTCAAGCAGCAGTCGGGCGAGAACAACTCAAGCGGCTTCCAGAAATTGTGGAACGTCGGCGTTATTTAGCACAAAGATATCAAGAAATACTAGCAGATATACCGGGATTAAAATTACCGAGTCAGCCAAATTGGGCAAAGAGTAACTGGCAGAGTTTTTGTGTCCGGCTAACAGAGAAATATGACCAGGTACAAGTCATGCAGGCAATGCTAGATGCTGGCATTGCCACACGACGCGGGATTATGTGCGCCCACCGCGAAAGTGCTTATCAAAGTGAAGCTTGGTCATGTGGAGTTGAGCCAAAAGCTTGTGAGTGTGAAGTTGGTAAGTGCGATCGCCTGTTTGAAAGTGAGCAAGCACAGGACAATACTGTTCTCTTACCCTTATTTCACCAAATGACTGAGCCAGAACAAAACTATGTAGTAAAAGTGTTAAAAACAGCTTGTGAGAGTTAA
- a CDS encoding glycosyltransferase family 4 protein, giving the protein MRLNEWMNQKFLQSISTRLEEESDNSFKVQQSIKLSVVTQYFPPDYAATGQLIEELVKQLGQQGVDVEVFTSQPGYAFNSAAAPSVEKLERLRVQRSRTAQLWPGRIRGKAVNGVLYTLRALLYMLRAWRRNNVMLVTTAPPFLPLLGYLGYLLFRLPYVCIIYDLYPDIAIALGVISKSHWLVRMWRKINQQVWLNAKGIIVLSPAMKQRVLAHCPQISDKISVIHSWANPDLIVPIAKQENWFAWKHNLVQKFTVLYSGNMGRCHDIETMLEAAKELQDEAIQFVCIGGGAKREELIKEVNRLGLRNFTFLPYQDKQILPYSLTACDLSFVSVDETTEGLVVPSKLYSALATGRPIAVICSPYSYLRQLIAEANCGGTFDNGDGHGLAQFIRLLSRDPQLGERMGKAGRQYLRSHFTPKLISQQYFDVLQQAIASDEVISVSQVQTK; this is encoded by the coding sequence ATGAGACTCAATGAATGGATGAACCAAAAATTTTTACAATCCATTTCTACTCGGTTAGAAGAAGAAAGTGATAATTCTTTCAAAGTTCAACAATCTATTAAATTGTCTGTAGTTACCCAATATTTCCCCCCAGACTATGCTGCTACCGGACAATTAATTGAGGAATTAGTAAAACAGTTAGGACAGCAAGGGGTAGATGTAGAAGTTTTTACTAGTCAACCTGGGTACGCGTTTAACTCAGCAGCAGCTCCATCGGTGGAGAAGTTAGAACGCCTCCGAGTTCAGCGCTCTCGGACTGCTCAACTGTGGCCAGGAAGAATTCGCGGCAAAGCTGTTAATGGTGTGTTGTACACTTTACGCGCTTTATTGTATATGTTGAGAGCTTGGCGGCGTAACAATGTAATGTTAGTTACAACAGCCCCACCATTTTTGCCATTATTAGGATATTTGGGGTATTTATTATTTAGGCTTCCCTATGTCTGCATAATATATGATCTTTATCCTGATATTGCGATCGCTCTAGGTGTAATTTCCAAGAGTCATTGGCTAGTCAGAATGTGGCGCAAAATTAACCAACAAGTTTGGTTAAATGCAAAGGGAATTATCGTTTTAAGTCCAGCAATGAAGCAACGAGTATTAGCCCATTGCCCACAAATCAGCGATAAGATTTCTGTTATTCATAGTTGGGCTAATCCAGATTTAATTGTTCCAATTGCTAAACAAGAAAACTGGTTTGCTTGGAAGCACAACCTTGTACAAAAGTTTACAGTTCTCTACTCTGGCAATATGGGGCGCTGTCATGACATTGAAACCATGCTAGAAGCAGCCAAGGAACTACAAGATGAAGCAATTCAGTTTGTATGTATTGGTGGTGGAGCAAAGCGAGAAGAATTAATCAAGGAAGTAAACCGCTTAGGTTTGAGAAACTTTACATTTCTGCCATATCAAGATAAGCAAATACTTCCATATTCTTTAACAGCCTGTGATTTGTCATTCGTGAGTGTAGATGAAACTACAGAAGGTTTGGTTGTTCCTAGTAAGCTTTACTCTGCCTTAGCGACAGGAAGGCCTATAGCGGTCATTTGTTCTCCCTACTCTTATCTCAGACAATTGATTGCAGAGGCTAACTGTGGTGGAACTTTTGACAATGGAGATGGACACGGACTAGCTCAATTTATTCGCTTACTGAGCCGCGACCCACAATTAGGAGAACGGATGGGAAAAGCTGGTCGCCAATATTTGCGATCGCATTTCACACCTAAGCTAATCTCTCAACAGTATTTTGATGTTTTACAGCAAGCAATAGCCTCTGATGAAGTGATCTCTGTGTCTCAAGTGCAGACAAAGTAA
- a CDS encoding acyltransferase produces MPINDDVKLGKNVKIFHANLVNLYGCQIGDETKIGAFVEIQKDVIIGDRCKISSHSFLCEGVVLENEVFIGHGVMFTNDTYPRATNEDGSLKTGDDWCVVKTLVKKCASIGSNATILPGVTVGEKAIVGSGAVVTKNVPDYAIVVGVPAKVIGDVRDRQNLEMSTSLL; encoded by the coding sequence GTGCCAATCAACGATGATGTCAAATTAGGCAAAAATGTCAAAATTTTTCATGCCAATCTTGTAAATCTTTACGGTTGTCAAATCGGTGACGAAACCAAGATAGGCGCTTTTGTAGAAATTCAGAAAGATGTGATTATCGGTGACCGATGTAAGATTTCATCACATAGCTTTTTGTGTGAAGGTGTTGTCCTCGAAAACGAAGTCTTTATTGGTCACGGAGTTATGTTTACCAATGACACTTATCCCCGTGCCACTAATGAAGATGGTAGTTTAAAAACAGGAGATGATTGGTGTGTCGTCAAGACCCTAGTTAAAAAATGTGCCTCTATTGGCAGTAACGCCACTATCTTACCAGGAGTGACTGTTGGAGAAAAAGCTATTGTTGGCTCTGGTGCAGTAGTCACTAAAAATGTTCCTGATTATGCAATTGTAGTTGGAGTCCCAGCTAAAGTCATAGGTGATGTACGCGATCGCCAAAACTTAGAAATGTCCACTAGTCTTTTGTGA
- a CDS encoding DapH/DapD/GlmU-related protein produces the protein MSNPGTIKTVTAIHGLQAEKLDPDFEIQLSEYLNTQYEQKSLIELYARFATSDGDFDALMRRAIWRAAARKFGHNIRIGNGVGFKHLETFEIGNQVFIGSQTYIQGRFDGTCIIGNHVWIGPQSYFDARYLIIEDYVGWGPGAKVLGSSHTGLPIDVPIIQTDLEIKSVKVETGADIGMNAAILPGVTIGRGSIVGAGAVVTKDVPPYAIVAGVPAKFLRWREGYEPSKEEYAK, from the coding sequence ATGTCCAATCCAGGTACAATTAAGACAGTCACAGCTATCCACGGCTTACAAGCAGAAAAGCTAGACCCTGATTTTGAAATTCAACTATCAGAATATTTAAATACTCAATATGAACAAAAATCATTAATCGAATTATACGCACGTTTTGCTACAAGTGACGGCGACTTTGACGCGCTAATGCGGCGAGCTATTTGGCGTGCAGCAGCACGTAAATTCGGACATAACATTCGTATTGGCAATGGTGTAGGTTTTAAACATCTCGAAACCTTTGAGATTGGGAACCAGGTATTTATTGGTTCACAAACCTATATTCAGGGAAGGTTTGATGGTACTTGCATCATTGGTAATCATGTTTGGATTGGACCACAGAGCTACTTTGATGCCCGTTATTTAATTATTGAAGATTATGTGGGATGGGGCCCAGGTGCAAAAGTGCTGGGTTCATCACACACTGGATTGCCGATTGATGTTCCCATCATCCAAACAGACTTAGAAATTAAATCAGTAAAAGTGGAAACAGGAGCCGATATTGGCATGAATGCGGCAATCTTACCTGGGGTAACAATTGGCCGAGGCAGCATTGTTGGCGCTGGTGCAGTCGTAACCAAAGATGTACCACCTTACGCGATCGTCGCTGGTGTCCCTGCTAAGTTTTTACGCTGGCGGGAAGGATATGAACCATCAAAGGAAGAATATGCAAAATAA
- a CDS encoding NAD-dependent epimerase/dehydratase family protein, with translation MQNKRILITGGAGLVGSHIADLLVNEGVSEIIVLDNFTRGQLKNLAWAKENGPLVIVEGDIRDQKLLGEVMQGVDIVFHQAAIRITQCAEEPRLALEVLADGTFNVLEAAVKAGVKKVVAASSASIYGMAEEFPTTESHHPYNNRTIYGAAKVFNEGLLRSFYDMYGLDYVALRYFNVYGPRMDIYGVYTEVLIRWMERIATGQPPLIFGDGKQTMDFVYIEDIARANILAAKADVTDDVFNIASHVESSLNDLAYSLAKVMGSDLQPEYGPERKVNPVSRRLADVSKAKQLLGFEAQVSLEEGLRRLVSWWREQKLAKEASNV, from the coding sequence ATGCAAAATAAACGAATTTTAATTACAGGCGGTGCAGGTTTAGTTGGTTCCCATATTGCCGATTTGTTGGTAAATGAAGGAGTCTCTGAAATTATTGTTTTAGATAACTTCACCCGTGGACAGCTGAAAAACCTTGCTTGGGCAAAAGAAAATGGCCCTTTAGTAATCGTAGAAGGCGACATCCGCGATCAAAAACTCCTGGGTGAAGTCATGCAAGGTGTGGATATAGTCTTTCATCAAGCAGCAATTCGCATTACCCAATGTGCCGAAGAACCGCGTTTGGCATTAGAAGTTTTGGCAGATGGCACTTTCAACGTTTTGGAAGCAGCAGTGAAAGCCGGGGTAAAAAAGGTAGTCGCGGCCTCATCAGCCTCGATATACGGCATGGCAGAGGAGTTTCCCACAACTGAATCTCATCACCCTTACAATAACCGCACCATCTACGGAGCGGCAAAGGTCTTTAATGAGGGCTTGTTACGCAGTTTCTATGATATGTATGGGCTGGACTATGTAGCATTACGCTATTTTAACGTCTACGGTCCACGCATGGATATTTACGGTGTATACACGGAAGTATTGATTCGCTGGATGGAGCGCATTGCAACAGGTCAGCCACCACTGATTTTCGGTGATGGCAAACAGACAATGGACTTTGTTTATATTGAAGACATTGCCAGAGCAAATATCTTAGCTGCCAAAGCCGATGTTACGGATGATGTGTTTAATATTGCCAGTCATGTGGAAAGCAGCCTGAACGACCTAGCTTATAGTTTGGCTAAGGTGATGGGTTCAGATTTACAGCCAGAATATGGGCCAGAACGCAAAGTTAACCCCGTGTCCCGGCGATTGGCAGATGTGAGTAAAGCCAAGCAATTGCTGGGTTTTGAGGCGCAGGTATCCTTAGAAGAAGGATTGCGTCGGCTAGTGAGTTGGTGGCGCGAACAGAAATTGGCAAAGGAAGCAAGCAATGTCTGA
- a CDS encoding DegT/DnrJ/EryC1/StrS aminotransferase family protein, with product MIPFVDLKTQYLSIKDEIDTAVLKVLASTQFVLGNEVKAFEEEFTDYCNADYGIAVNTGTSALHLALLAAGIGAGDEVITVPFTFVATTAAICYTGATPVFVDIDPVSYTIDVTQIEKAITERTKAILPVHLYGQPADMEPILDIARRHGLVVIEDAAQAHGAEYKGQRVGSIGDVGCFSFYPGKNLGAYGEGGMAVTNNPEYAHTMGMLRDWGQERRYHHVLKGYNYRMDGIQGAILRVKLRYIEGWTEARRTHAAHYDQLLAKSGVGIPAVMPYSRHVYHVYAVRSPERDALQQSLQEMEIQTGIHYPIPVHLQPAYSDLGYKPGDFPHSEAASREVLSLPMYAELSKESQTQVAKAVISLT from the coding sequence GTGATTCCATTTGTAGACCTAAAAACTCAATACTTAAGTATTAAAGACGAAATTGATACTGCCGTCTTAAAAGTACTTGCAAGTACGCAATTCGTTTTGGGTAATGAAGTTAAAGCCTTTGAAGAAGAGTTTACCGATTACTGCAATGCAGATTATGGCATTGCTGTCAATACAGGTACTAGCGCCCTCCATTTAGCATTACTAGCAGCTGGCATCGGTGCGGGTGACGAAGTGATTACCGTGCCTTTCACCTTCGTTGCGACCACAGCAGCTATTTGCTACACCGGAGCCACCCCCGTTTTCGTAGATATCGATCCTGTTTCCTACACAATCGATGTCACCCAAATTGAAAAAGCGATAACTGAACGCACCAAAGCGATTCTACCCGTGCATTTGTACGGTCAACCAGCAGACATGGAGCCAATTTTGGACATTGCTCGCCGTCATGGTTTAGTCGTTATAGAAGATGCCGCGCAAGCTCACGGGGCTGAGTACAAGGGGCAACGTGTAGGTAGTATTGGTGACGTAGGTTGTTTTAGTTTTTACCCTGGTAAAAACTTAGGTGCTTATGGTGAAGGAGGTATGGCAGTCACCAATAATCCAGAATATGCCCATACTATGGGAATGCTGCGCGACTGGGGTCAAGAACGCAGGTATCACCATGTTTTGAAGGGTTACAACTATCGCATGGATGGCATCCAGGGAGCGATTTTACGGGTGAAATTACGCTACATCGAAGGCTGGACAGAAGCAAGAAGAACACACGCAGCCCACTATGACCAACTTTTGGCAAAATCTGGTGTAGGTATACCTGCTGTAATGCCTTACAGCCGTCATGTTTATCATGTCTACGCAGTGCGATCGCCAGAGCGAGATGCCCTACAACAAAGTCTGCAAGAGATGGAAATTCAAACAGGTATTCATTACCCAATTCCTGTCCATTTACAACCAGCTTATTCAGACTTAGGTTACAAGCCAGGTGATTTTCCGCACTCAGAAGCCGCATCTAGGGAAGTTTTATCGCTACCTATGTATGCAGAACTAAGCAAAGAGTCACAAACTCAGGTTGCCAAAGCCGTAATTAGCTTAACATAA
- a CDS encoding polysaccharide ABC transporter ATP-binding protein: MSETVIRVENLSKKYIISHQQENSGRFRYKALRDVIADGTKYVTQKLLKPADNKINNPYIEEFWALNDVSFEIKQGEAIGVIGRNGAGKSTLLKILSRITEPSKGRITIQGRVASLLEVGTGFHPELTGRENIYLNGSVLGMSRVEIKQKFDEIVAFAEVEKFLDTPVKRYSSGMYVRLAFSVAAHLEPEILIVDEVLAVGDSAFQKKCLGKMDDVATKQGRTVLFVSHSMTAIAQLTKRCILLSKGNIQFDGSTNKAVQLYLVGQKDDSIPQAYYQAPVNKPGNYIAWARVHTSEAEGIHCWGEPINVEFALHITQPHDSLRFSFQIVNSLQQPICIFWFFESNAPFCQKPGTFILRCEIPKSRLYMGSYTLTTWLSERRSETLLENLREICPFEVTMHKFERPDYEWQPDECIYLEDAVWQSVEQIL, encoded by the coding sequence ATGTCAGAAACTGTAATTCGTGTTGAAAATCTTAGTAAAAAATATATCATTAGTCATCAGCAGGAGAACTCCGGTCGCTTTCGCTATAAAGCTTTACGTGATGTGATTGCTGATGGCACTAAATATGTGACTCAGAAACTCCTAAAACCAGCCGATAACAAAATAAACAATCCATATATTGAAGAATTTTGGGCATTGAATGATGTTTCCTTTGAGATTAAACAAGGTGAAGCCATTGGTGTGATTGGACGTAATGGCGCAGGTAAATCAACTCTCCTCAAAATTTTGAGTCGCATTACCGAACCAAGTAAAGGGCGTATTACTATCCAAGGAAGGGTAGCAAGTTTATTAGAAGTAGGAACAGGATTTCACCCAGAACTGACAGGTAGAGAAAACATCTATCTCAATGGTTCTGTTCTGGGGATGAGTAGAGTAGAAATTAAGCAGAAATTTGATGAAATAGTCGCCTTTGCTGAAGTTGAGAAATTTTTAGACACACCAGTGAAGCGCTATTCTTCTGGAATGTATGTGCGCCTAGCATTTTCTGTTGCTGCTCATTTAGAGCCAGAAATTTTAATTGTTGATGAAGTTTTGGCTGTAGGTGATTCAGCATTTCAGAAGAAGTGCTTGGGGAAAATGGATGATGTCGCAACCAAACAAGGGCGGACAGTTCTATTTGTTAGCCATAGTATGACAGCGATCGCCCAACTAACCAAACGTTGCATATTACTTTCTAAAGGCAATATTCAGTTTGATGGTAGTACTAATAAAGCTGTACAGCTTTATTTAGTTGGACAAAAAGATGATTCCATACCACAGGCATACTACCAAGCACCTGTAAATAAACCTGGCAATTACATCGCTTGGGCGCGAGTGCATACATCTGAAGCAGAGGGAATTCACTGTTGGGGCGAACCAATCAACGTTGAGTTTGCATTACACATTACTCAACCTCATGACAGTCTGCGCTTTTCTTTTCAGATAGTCAATTCTTTACAGCAACCGATTTGTATTTTTTGGTTTTTTGAATCAAATGCTCCCTTCTGTCAAAAACCTGGAACATTTATTCTCCGGTGTGAAATTCCGAAATCAAGACTTTATATGGGTTCATACACCTTAACAACATGGTTGTCTGAAAGACGTAGCGAGACTTTACTAGAAAATCTCAGAGAAATTTGCCCGTTTGAAGTAACCATGCACAAATTTGAGCGTCCAGATTATGAATGGCAGCCTGATGAGTGTATTTATTTAGAAGATGCCGTTTGGCAATCTGTGGAACAAATTTTATAA